One window of the Rosa rugosa chromosome 3, drRosRugo1.1, whole genome shotgun sequence genome contains the following:
- the LOC133738832 gene encoding uncharacterized protein LOC133738832, protein MGFSIDPKLGPLEDTSVFFRAVNALNAFASGFPAHWALKPLSGDMEFDSYVLTPTGGMTEEQFVERYTIFKGLYQHHPELQALPCFIRFYDEPDIYLVASKLLIFLLGDSWGNSLIAVVILKAWPRSCWKSMKD, encoded by the exons ATGGGATTTTCGATCGATCCAAAACTAGGGCCGCTTGAGGACACGAGTGTCTTCTTCAGGGCTGTGAATGCTTTAAATGCTTTTGCATCTGGTTTTCCTGCACATTGG GCACTGAAACCACTGTCGGGCGATATGGAGTTCGATTCCTACGTGCTGACACCCACGGGTGGGATGACTGAG GAACAATTCGTTGAACGGTACACCATTTTTAAAGGCCTATATCAACATCATCCT GAGCTTCAGGCGTTGCCCTGTTTTATTAGGTTTTATGAT GAACCTGATATTTATCTTGTGGCAAGTAAACTATTAATTTTTCTATTGGGAGATTCTTGGGGGAATTCATTAATTGCGGTGGTGATTTTGAAAGCCTGGCCAAGGAGTTGTTGGAAGAGCATGAAAGACTAA